Proteins found in one Oryza glaberrima chromosome 4, OglaRS2, whole genome shotgun sequence genomic segment:
- the LOC127769955 gene encoding 40S ribosomal protein S11, with product MAEQTEKAFLKQPKVFLSSKKSGKGKKPGKGGNRFWKSIGLGFKTPREAIEGTYIDKKCPFTGTVSIRGRIIAGTCHSAKMNRTIIVRRNYLHFVKKYQRYEKRHSNIPAHVSPCFRVKEGDHVIIGQCRPLSKTVRFNVLKVIPAGSTGGSGGKKAFTAA from the exons ATGGCTGAGCAG ACTGAGAAGGCTTTCCTGAAGCAGCCAAAGGTTTTCCTCAG CTCAAAGAAGTCTGGCAAGGGTAAGAAGCCAGGCAAGGGTGGCAACCGCTTCTGGAAGAGCATTGGCCTTGGCTTCAAGACCCCCAGGGAAGCAATTGAAG GGACATACATTGACAAGAAGTGCCCATTCACTGGAACTGTTTCTATCAGAGGCAGAATCATTGCTGGAACATGCCACAGTGCCAAGATGAACAGAACTATCATTGTTCGCAGGAACTACCTCCATTTTGTCAAGAAATATCAGAG GTATGAGAAGAGGCATTCCAACATTCCGGCTCACGTCTCCCCATGCTTCCGTGTCAAGGAAGGTGACCATGTCATCATTGGCCAGTGCAG GCCGCTGTCGAAAACTGTGAGGTTCAACGTCCTGAAGGTCATCCCAGCTGGAtccaccggcggcagcggcggcaagaAGGCCTTCACTGCAGCATGA
- the LOC127769956 gene encoding 40S ribosomal protein S11, whose amino-acid sequence MAEQTEKAFLKQPKVFLSSKKSGKGKKPGKGGNRFWKSIGLGFKTPREAIEGTYIDKKCPFTGTVSIRGRIIAGTCHSAKMNRTIIVRRNYLHFVKKYQRYEKRHSNIPAHVSPCFRVKEGDHVIIGQCRPLSKTVRFNVLKVIPAGSTGGSGGKKAFTAA is encoded by the exons ATGGCTGAGCAG ACTGAGAAGGCATTCCTGAAGCAGCCAAAGGTTTTCCTCAG CTCAAAGAAGTCTGGCAAGGGTAAGAAGCCAGGTAAGGGTGGCAACCGTTTCTGGAAGAGCATTGGCCTTGGCTTCAAGACTCCCAGGGAAGCAATTGAAG GGACATACATTGATAAGAAGTGCCCATTCACTGGAACTGTTTCTATCAGAGGCAGAATCATTGCTGGAACATGCCATAGTGCTAAGATGAACAGGACTATCATTGTTCGCAGGAACTACCTCCACTTTGTGAAGAAATATCAGAG GTATGAGAAGAGGCATTCCAACATTCCGGCTCACGTCTCCCCATGCTTCCGTGTCAAGGAAGGTGACCATGTCATCATTGGCCAGTGCAG GCCGCTGTCGAAAACTGTGAGGTTCAACGTCCTGAAGGTCATCCCAGCTGGAtccaccggcggcagcggtggcaagAAGGCCTTTACCGCAGCCTGA
- the LOC127769794 gene encoding uncharacterized protein LOC127769794, with protein MAFLLPKLTTPSCKSPPTPTPTPLKPQLGLPGKLLQPAQAVAPTHLNLLLPLLGASQQEAAAAVPTPKSRSKNGGGRSGGGGGEDPRRSDYYLNLGTAVRTLRDDLPAVFVREPNYEIYREDITFVDPLNTFHGIDNYKTIFWALRFHGRLLFREIGLDISRIWQLTENSIVVRWELWGTPRVPWESYGCFSGTSRYKVDRNGKIYEHKVDNLALDFPRPAAKVGSIADIVVASCPPSPNLTFWDMVGSTGDGCSWANLYQAVVETVEREGNDPAGIAIEGLLTCS; from the exons ATGGCTTTCCTCCTCCCCAAGCTCACCACGCCGTCCTGCAAGTCGCCGCCGACCCCAACCCCGACCCCGCTCAAGCCGCAGCTCGGCCTTCCCGGGAAGCTCCTCCAGCCGGCGCAGGCCGTGGCACCGACCCACCTCAACCTCCTGCTCCCCCTGCTCGGCGCCTCGCagcaggaggccgccgccgccgtcccgacGCCCAAGAGCCGGAGCAAGAACggtggcggccggagcggcggcggcgggggggaggACCCGCGGAGGTCGGATTATTACCTCAACCTTGGGACGGCGGTGCGCACGCTGCGGGACGACCTGCCGGCGGTGTTCGTCCGGGAACCCAACTACGAAATCTACCG TGAAGATATAACATTCGTCGATCCGTTGAACACTTTCCATGGAATCGACAACTACAAGACAATCTTCTGGGCTCTCAGATTCCATGGGCGCCTACTCTTCCGTGAAATCGGGCTTGACATATCACGCATTTGGCAACTGACAGAGAACTCGATAGTTGTCCGGTGGGAGCTGTGGGGAACCCCACGTGTCCCGTGGGAATCATACGGTTGCTTCAGTGGCACCTCGAGATACAAGGTTGACAGGAACGGGAAGATTTACGAGCACAAAGTCGATAATTTGGCACTGGACTTTCCCCGGCCAGCAGCCAAAGTAGGCAGCATTGCTGACATTGTCGTCGCCTCATGCCCACCAAGCCCCAATTTGACGTTCTGGGACATGGTTGGGAGTACTGGTGATGGGTGCTCATGGGCAAATCTCTACCAGGCGGTGGTGGAAACCGTGGAGCGGGAAGGCAATGATCCTGCTGGCATTGCCATTGAAGGTCTGCTTACTTGTTCATAG
- the LOC127772284 gene encoding uncharacterized protein LOC127772284, whose product MANLQPSLSIPPSFAGASPPSPSPIGGGGVGGGVGQPAKDMKMASAEQLVLDLCDPELRENALLELSKKREIFQDLAPLLWHSFGTVAALLQEIVSIYSALSPPTLSPGASNRVCNALALLQCVASHPETRILFLTAHIPLYLYPFLNTTSKTRPFEYLRLTSLGVIGALVKVDDTEVISFLLQTEIIPLCLRTMEMGSELSKTVATFIVQKILLDDVGLRYICATAERFFAVGSVLANMVVSLAEQPSTRLLKHIIRCYLRLSDNSRACAALQTCLPDMLKDGTFNNCLRDDPTTRRWLQQLLLNVTGAGMGAAPQPGLDHMMGI is encoded by the exons ATGGCGAATCTGCAGCCCTCGCTTTCCATTCCGCCCTCCTTCGCCggggcctcgccgccatcgccttctccgatcggcggcggtggcgtgggcgGCGGGGTGGGGCAGCCAGCCAAGGATATGAAGATGGCGTCGGCGGAGCAGCTGGTGCTCGACCTCTGCGACCCCGAGCTTCGCGAGAACGCCCTCCTCGAGCTCTCGAAG AAAAGAGAGATATTTCAAGATCTGGCCCCACTTCTTTGGCATTCTTTTGGAACAGTTGCTGCACTTCTTCAG GAAATTGTGTCAATCTACTCTGCACTTTCACCCCCAACATTGTCACCAGGTGCATCGAACCGAGTCTGCAATGCACTTGCACTTCTTCAG TGTGTTGCATCTCACCCTGAGACCAGGATCCTTTTCTTAACTG ctCATATTCCCCTGTACCTGTACCCATTCTTGAATACTACCAGCAAGACAAGACCTTTTGAATACCTGCGACTCACCAGCCTGGGTGTCATCGGTGCACTTGTTAAG GTTGATGATACTGAAGTTATCAGTTTTCTGCTGCAAACTGAAATAATTCCTCTGTGTTTGCGTACCATGGAAATGGGAAGTGAGCTGTCAAAAACT GTGGCCACCTTCATTGTTCAGAAGATTCTCCTCGATGATGTTGGATTGCGCTACATTTGTGCCACTGCTGAGCGTTTCTTTGCTGTAGGCAGTGTTTTAGCAAACATGGTGGTTTCACTTGCTGAGCAGCCTTCCACAAGGTTGCTGAAGCACATTATCCGATGTTACCTTAGGCTGTCAGACAATTCCAG GGCATGTGCTGCACTACAAACTTGCCTCCCTGACATGCTGAAGGATGGCACGTTCAATAACTGTCTTAGG GATGATCCTACAACAAGGCGCTGGCTCCAGCAATTGCTTCTTAATGTGACAGGCGCAGGCATGGGAGCTGCTCCTCAGCCAGGCCTGGATCACATGATGGGGATATAA